In Alphaproteobacteria bacterium, one DNA window encodes the following:
- a CDS encoding DUF4167 domain-containing protein: MKQNIAPRNTRPHNNNAGRNRPRQPGTGLSQGHHHAHPSSFEGSEGRSGNNQRQQGNRNSGNYQQLFDKYMNLARDCLSAGDRVEAEFHYQHADHYLRLINERAASERTDRSREPRQNDSPQQAPVVQNIPVPNIPAPSIPAPSIPAQIEQPQDAAPKIAAPRHNRYRKKVQQPVESKQENVPTP; encoded by the coding sequence ATGAAACAAAATATCGCACCACGAAATACTCGCCCTCATAACAACAATGCGGGGCGCAATAGACCAAGGCAACCAGGGACCGGATTGTCCCAAGGTCACCATCACGCCCATCCATCATCTTTCGAGGGGTCGGAAGGGCGTTCGGGTAACAACCAACGCCAACAGGGAAACCGCAATTCTGGCAACTATCAACAGCTTTTCGATAAATACATGAACTTGGCCCGGGATTGCCTATCAGCTGGGGATCGCGTGGAAGCAGAATTCCATTACCAACACGCGGATCATTATCTTCGTTTGATAAATGAACGGGCGGCAAGCGAGCGAACCGATCGTAGTCGCGAACCAAGACAAAATGACTCCCCACAACAGGCTCCAGTTGTGCAAAATATTCCCGTACCAAATATTCCCGCACCAAGCATCCCCGCACCAAGCATCCCCGCACAAATCGAACAACCTCAAGATGCCGCCCCAAAAATTGCCGCCCCACGACATAATAGGTATAGAAAAAAAGTTCAACAACCGGTAGAATCCAAACAAGAGAATGTCCCAACTCCATAA